The following are from one region of the Actinopolyspora halophila DSM 43834 genome:
- the ispG gene encoding flavodoxin-dependent (E)-4-hydroxy-3-methylbut-2-enyl-diphosphate synthase produces MTVDLGMPAAAPDPVLAERRKTRQLQVGPVGVGSDHPISVQTMTTTNTTDINGTLQQIAELTASGCDIVRVACPTADDAAALPTIARKSQIPVIADIHFQPKYVFAAIEAGCAGVRVNPGNIRKFDDKVKEISKAAKDSGTPIRIGVNAGSLDPRMMEKYGKAVPEALAESALWEAGLFAEHDFHDVKISVKHNDPVVMVRAYEILAERCDYPLHLGVTEAGPAFQGTIKSSVAFGSLLRQGIGDTIRVSLSAPPVEEVKVGTQILQSLNLRPRKLEIVSCPSCGRAQVDVYKLADEVTAGLEGMEVPLRVAVMGCVVNGPGEAREADLGVASGNGKGQIFVRGEVIKTVPESQIVETLIEEAGRLAEGMEETDSGDPTVTVG; encoded by the coding sequence ATGACCGTCGATCTGGGTATGCCCGCCGCCGCGCCCGACCCGGTGCTCGCCGAGCGGCGCAAGACCCGGCAGCTACAGGTCGGGCCGGTCGGTGTGGGAAGTGACCACCCGATTTCGGTTCAGACGATGACCACCACGAACACGACGGACATCAACGGCACCCTGCAGCAGATCGCGGAGCTCACCGCGTCCGGGTGTGACATCGTGCGTGTGGCGTGCCCGACCGCCGACGACGCCGCGGCGTTGCCGACCATCGCGAGGAAGTCCCAGATACCGGTCATCGCCGATATCCATTTCCAGCCCAAGTACGTCTTCGCCGCGATCGAGGCAGGCTGCGCCGGTGTACGGGTGAACCCGGGCAACATCCGCAAGTTCGACGACAAGGTCAAGGAGATATCCAAGGCGGCCAAGGACTCGGGGACCCCGATCCGGATCGGGGTGAACGCGGGTTCGCTCGACCCGAGGATGATGGAGAAGTACGGCAAGGCCGTCCCGGAGGCGCTGGCGGAGTCGGCGCTGTGGGAGGCCGGGCTGTTCGCCGAGCACGATTTCCACGACGTGAAGATCTCGGTCAAGCACAACGACCCCGTGGTGATGGTGCGTGCCTACGAGATTCTCGCGGAGAGGTGCGACTACCCGCTGCACCTCGGTGTGACCGAGGCGGGACCCGCCTTCCAGGGAACGATCAAGTCCTCGGTCGCCTTCGGATCCTTGCTGCGTCAGGGGATCGGCGACACGATCAGGGTCTCGTTGTCCGCTCCTCCGGTGGAGGAGGTCAAGGTCGGGACCCAGATCCTGCAGTCGCTGAACCTGCGTCCGCGCAAGCTGGAGATCGTCTCCTGCCCCTCCTGCGGACGTGCCCAGGTCGACGTCTACAAGCTCGCCGACGAGGTGACAGCGGGGCTGGAGGGCATGGAGGTCCCGCTGCGGGTCGCTGTCATGGGGTGCGTGGTGAACGGCCCCGGGGAGGCCCGCGAGGCGGATCTCGGTGTCGCCTCCGGCAACGGCAAGGGGCAGATCTTCGTCCGGGGCGAGGTCATCAAGACCGTCCCGGAGAGCCAGATCGTGGAGACCCTCATCGAGGAGGCGGGACGTCTCGCCGAGGGGATGGAAGAGACGGACTCGGGTGACCCCACCGTCACCGTGGGATGA
- a CDS encoding metal-dependent transcriptional regulator yields MTGTVERHSASVEDYVRTIYGLSERGSSVTNTTLTSRLGLSPSSVSGMITKLAQLGLVTHERYRSVELTTTGRRLACDVLRRHRLLEQFLVEVLDYTWDEVHQEADALEHAVSDELIEHIASKLGHPTHDPHGDPIPTAEGVVEKPTTKLLDQLPPGTVGTIARVWDTDSELLRYLTDHGMTLGNRIEVVERKPFGGPLVARVGPAEEAETHFLGSEIAQTLSITVQH; encoded by the coding sequence ATGACTGGCACGGTCGAGCGCCACTCAGCCTCCGTGGAGGACTATGTCCGAACCATCTACGGTCTCAGCGAACGCGGATCCTCGGTCACCAACACGACGCTCACGAGCCGCCTCGGACTGAGCCCCTCCTCCGTGTCGGGCATGATCACCAAGCTCGCGCAGCTCGGGTTGGTCACGCACGAGAGGTATCGCAGCGTGGAGTTGACCACGACAGGCCGCAGACTCGCCTGTGATGTCCTGCGCAGACACCGGCTACTGGAGCAGTTCCTCGTCGAGGTGCTGGACTACACCTGGGACGAGGTGCATCAGGAGGCCGACGCGCTGGAGCACGCCGTCTCCGACGAGCTCATCGAGCACATCGCGAGCAAACTCGGCCACCCGACCCACGACCCACACGGCGACCCGATCCCCACCGCCGAGGGCGTGGTGGAGAAACCGACCACGAAGTTGCTCGATCAACTGCCCCCCGGAACGGTGGGAACCATAGCCAGAGTCTGGGACACCGACTCGGAGCTGCTCCGCTACCTCACCGACCACGGGATGACTCTGGGCAACCGGATCGAAGTCGTCGAGCGCAAACCCTTCGGCGGCCCACTGGTGGCACGAGTCGGTCCGGCCGAGGAGGCGGAGACGCACTTCCTCGGTTCGGAGATCGCACAGACCCTGTCCATAACCGTGCAGCACTAG
- a CDS encoding phosphatidate cytidylyltransferase yields the protein MSTDVPDGPARSSRAGRNLPAALAVGLLLGAGIVAALLTYRHSFIGIVAVAAALSTVELAGALHRGSGIRLALPPVLVGGQAMIWLSWPFGFSGVLVAFALTTLACLAWRVRLGVDGYLRDVTASVFTSSYVSVFAAFGAMLVVPPDGGLRALCFMIGVVASDTAGYASGVFLGRHPMAPRVSPNKSWEGFAGSLSAGVVAGALSVSLLLGGTWWAGVLFGLAVVCSSTLGDLMESLIKRDLDIKDMGTLLPGHGGLMDRMDSLLPSAVVAWGTLFWLIPS from the coding sequence ATGTCGACCGACGTGCCGGACGGACCCGCACGTTCTTCGCGTGCGGGTCGCAACCTGCCCGCCGCGCTGGCGGTTGGCTTGTTGCTCGGTGCGGGGATCGTCGCCGCGCTGTTGACCTATCGGCACTCGTTCATCGGCATCGTGGCAGTGGCCGCCGCGCTCTCCACCGTCGAACTGGCGGGGGCGTTGCACCGGGGCTCGGGGATCCGGTTGGCACTGCCTCCGGTTCTGGTGGGTGGCCAGGCGATGATCTGGTTGTCCTGGCCGTTCGGCTTTTCCGGTGTTCTGGTGGCATTCGCGCTCACCACGCTGGCGTGTCTGGCCTGGCGTGTCCGGCTGGGTGTGGACGGCTATCTGCGTGACGTAACGGCGTCGGTGTTCACCAGCTCCTATGTATCGGTGTTCGCCGCATTCGGGGCGATGCTGGTGGTGCCTCCCGACGGGGGGCTGCGGGCGTTGTGCTTCATGATCGGGGTGGTCGCGTCCGACACGGCGGGCTACGCCTCGGGTGTGTTCCTCGGTCGTCACCCGATGGCGCCCCGGGTGAGTCCGAACAAGTCCTGGGAAGGGTTCGCCGGGTCACTGTCCGCGGGCGTGGTGGCGGGCGCGCTCTCGGTGAGCCTGCTGCTGGGGGGTACGTGGTGGGCGGGAGTGCTTTTCGGTCTCGCTGTCGTGTGCAGTTCCACTCTCGGTGACCTGATGGAATCGTTGATCAAGCGTGATCTCGACATCAAGGACATGGGAACGCTACTGCCCGGTCACGGCGGTCTCATGGACCGGATGGACTCGTTGCTTCCCTCGGCCGTCGTCGCGTGGGGAACCCTGTTCTGGTTGATCCCCAGCTGA
- a CDS encoding DUF4081 domain-containing GNAT family N-acetyltransferase produces MLKLAGARLLQGRDVENVRSLLEADPVTACMVLSRIEAARTNPMHLGGELWGYGSDLQGICYAGPNLIPLRGGRDAMRAFAERARRGRVSSSLVGPARQVMALWAELAESWGPAREVRPEQPLLVMSDPPTGWVDPAVRQVRSEELDRYVPAAISMFREEVGVDPRSGGGAANYRARVADLIASGRAFARFENGQVVFKAEIGALSGTVGQIQGVWVHPERRGSGLGTAGTAAVVEHIVRVMGRTASLYVNDYNVAARAAYRKIGFRRDGTFSTVLL; encoded by the coding sequence GTGCTCAAGCTCGCGGGCGCGCGATTGTTGCAGGGGCGGGACGTGGAAAACGTCCGCTCGTTGTTGGAAGCGGACCCGGTGACGGCCTGCATGGTTCTGTCCCGGATCGAAGCCGCTCGGACGAATCCGATGCATCTCGGCGGCGAGTTGTGGGGATACGGCAGTGACCTGCAGGGGATCTGTTACGCCGGGCCGAACCTCATTCCGCTGCGGGGTGGACGTGACGCGATGCGTGCTTTCGCCGAGCGGGCCCGGAGAGGACGTGTGTCCTCCTCACTCGTCGGCCCGGCCCGTCAGGTTATGGCGCTGTGGGCCGAATTGGCGGAGTCCTGGGGGCCTGCGCGTGAGGTGCGTCCCGAACAACCGCTGCTGGTGATGTCCGATCCCCCCACCGGTTGGGTGGATCCGGCGGTGCGTCAGGTTCGCTCCGAGGAACTCGACCGCTACGTTCCTGCGGCGATCTCCATGTTCCGCGAGGAAGTGGGGGTGGACCCGCGGAGCGGAGGGGGTGCGGCGAACTACCGGGCTCGAGTCGCCGATCTGATCGCGAGTGGACGGGCTTTCGCGCGCTTCGAGAACGGTCAAGTCGTGTTCAAGGCCGAGATCGGTGCGCTGTCCGGCACAGTGGGGCAGATCCAGGGGGTCTGGGTCCATCCGGAGCGTCGTGGGAGCGGACTCGGCACGGCGGGTACGGCCGCGGTGGTGGAGCACATCGTTCGCGTCATGGGGCGGACGGCGAGCCTGTACGTCAACGACTACAACGTGGCCGCGCGGGCCGCGTACCGCAAGATCGGGTTTCGCCGCGACGGAACCTTCAGCACGGTGTTGCTCTGA
- a CDS encoding DUF2631 domain-containing protein: MANTELEQTHHEQAPTQAVDPAEEPSVEWGWHGSFPKGIQIAGWFSTFAMVMMLIGNHQGIISGGGQFISADIWLIAIAAVMAIALLYDLRRRRTSWRR, from the coding sequence GTGGCAAACACGGAGCTGGAGCAGACCCATCACGAACAGGCGCCGACCCAGGCCGTCGATCCCGCCGAGGAACCCTCGGTCGAGTGGGGGTGGCACGGCTCGTTCCCGAAGGGCATCCAGATCGCCGGTTGGTTCAGCACGTTCGCGATGGTGATGATGCTGATCGGCAATCACCAGGGAATAATCAGCGGCGGTGGCCAATTCATCAGCGCCGACATCTGGTTGATCGCCATCGCCGCCGTGATGGCGATCGCACTGCTCTACGACCTGCGACGGCGTAGGACTTCCTGGCGGCGGTGA
- a CDS encoding penicillin-binding transpeptidase domain-containing protein — protein MRTARAFTALTGLLVTVPIASCGVFDSGPSAKDAATAYVRAFASGDNTAAAQRTDAPETARKSLDRTRKNLSPEQVDASVTNVSSGESGGSAEASFDVSWSFGSDRTWEYEGKLNLRRRDGTWKVHWQPSAVHPDLGARQTLHYEADPATPAPVLGRDGTRLMGPERLVRVTLIPGQADELANVAGSLAEGLRPVAPGVTKQGIVSGAEKTEDDQAYTVVTLRWADYQRVKSTIYELPGVRFPGRTELVPTEQDYASQVLPAVSEEKKKRLNGSAGWRVFTSDASGAEVRTLHQVEPKPTEALSTTLSDKVQRAAEEAIDPVEKPGMIVAMRPSNGDVLAVAQNSAADGKGALALTGQYPPGSTFKMSTGLAALERSGVGIDTEVECPAEKTFNGKTLPNSHHFDLGSVPLRKAFAESCNTTFAQLATDMPADALPTTAEQLGIGADFAIPGLTTITGDVPAGEGVVDRAVNGIGQGKVLASPFGMALASASVANGEMPVPGLVEGDETEVNKGPSDKPSGKALEQLREMMREVVRSGTATELSGMGEVAGKTGTAQFGDGSRAHGWFTGYRGDMSFAVLLTDSGSSERAVSVTRDFLERVE, from the coding sequence GTGCGTACAGCTCGTGCTTTTACCGCCCTGACGGGACTCCTCGTCACGGTGCCGATCGCTTCCTGCGGTGTGTTCGACTCCGGTCCCTCGGCGAAGGACGCGGCCACGGCTTACGTCCGTGCGTTCGCCTCGGGTGACAACACGGCGGCGGCCCAACGTACCGACGCCCCGGAAACAGCCAGGAAATCCCTGGACAGGACGAGGAAGAACCTTTCCCCGGAACAGGTGGACGCCTCGGTGACCAACGTGTCCTCGGGAGAGTCCGGGGGATCGGCCGAGGCGAGCTTCGACGTTTCGTGGAGCTTCGGTTCGGACCGCACCTGGGAGTACGAGGGGAAGCTGAACCTGCGTCGGCGGGACGGGACCTGGAAGGTGCACTGGCAACCCTCGGCCGTCCATCCCGATCTGGGAGCGAGGCAGACCTTGCACTACGAGGCGGACCCCGCCACACCGGCTCCGGTGCTCGGCAGGGACGGCACGCGCCTGATGGGGCCGGAGCGACTGGTGCGCGTGACGTTGATCCCGGGGCAGGCCGACGAACTGGCGAACGTCGCGGGCTCGCTTGCGGAGGGACTGCGCCCCGTCGCGCCGGGAGTGACCAAGCAGGGGATCGTGTCCGGGGCGGAGAAGACCGAGGACGATCAGGCCTACACCGTCGTCACCCTGCGTTGGGCCGATTATCAGCGTGTGAAGTCGACGATCTACGAGCTGCCCGGTGTTCGTTTCCCGGGGCGGACCGAGCTGGTCCCCACCGAACAGGACTACGCTTCGCAGGTGCTGCCCGCCGTCTCCGAGGAGAAGAAGAAACGGCTGAACGGAAGTGCCGGTTGGCGGGTGTTCACCAGTGACGCTTCCGGCGCCGAGGTCAGGACGTTGCACCAGGTGGAGCCGAAACCGACGGAAGCACTTTCCACCACGCTGAGCGACAAGGTGCAGCGTGCCGCCGAAGAGGCGATCGACCCGGTGGAGAAACCGGGCATGATCGTGGCGATGCGCCCCTCCAACGGTGACGTGCTCGCGGTGGCTCAGAACTCCGCGGCCGACGGAAAGGGGGCCCTCGCGCTGACCGGGCAGTACCCCCCGGGATCCACCTTCAAGATGTCCACGGGGCTCGCTGCGCTGGAGAGGAGCGGTGTCGGCATCGACACCGAGGTCGAGTGCCCGGCCGAGAAGACGTTCAACGGGAAGACGCTGCCCAATTCCCACCATTTCGATCTCGGAAGCGTTCCGCTGCGGAAGGCCTTCGCCGAGTCCTGCAACACCACCTTCGCGCAGCTGGCCACGGACATGCCCGCCGACGCGTTGCCCACGACGGCCGAGCAGCTGGGCATCGGCGCTGATTTCGCCATTCCCGGACTCACCACGATCACGGGCGACGTTCCGGCGGGTGAGGGGGTGGTCGATCGTGCAGTGAACGGGATCGGGCAGGGCAAGGTGCTCGCGAGCCCGTTCGGCATGGCGTTGGCGAGCGCGTCCGTGGCCAACGGCGAGATGCCGGTTCCCGGACTCGTCGAAGGGGACGAGACCGAGGTCAACAAGGGGCCGTCGGACAAGCCTTCCGGAAAGGCGCTCGAACAGCTGCGCGAGATGATGCGTGAGGTCGTCCGCTCCGGCACGGCCACCGAGCTGTCCGGAATGGGAGAGGTCGCGGGCAAGACGGGCACGGCCCAGTTCGGCGACGGAAGCAGGGCCCACGGCTGGTTCACCGGTTATCGGGGGGACATGTCCTTCGCGGTGCTGTTGACCGACTCGGGGTCTTCCGAGCGGGCGGTTTCCGTGACCCGTGACTTTCTGGAGCGTGTGGAGTGA
- a CDS encoding M50 family metallopeptidase: MLVVLGILIFFLGLLFSIAWHELGHLTTAKMFGVKVTQYMVGFGRTIFSRKKGETEYGIKAVPFGGFIRMIGMFPPQKEQEYGRTASSAPWRAMVEDARQAVAEEVRPEDAHRQFYQRRPWKRIIVMAAGPFMNLILAVGIFTTVLMAYGVAQPTTTVSSVSECVVSEKAQNTSDCPEGAPKSPAAEAGFRPDDEIVSFNGERVESWQELRKSIRESTGTATVVVERDGREATLRPDLITNTQSKIGDSDEYVEVGFLGITPTQHLVRQSFGDVVTRIGSMIGMTAQKVVELPSKVPDLVAAIGGQEREPDSPVGVVGASRLGGEVLSYDELSVGARMITMVQLLAGVNLSLFLINMLPILPLDGGHIAGAFWESLRRKLARLVRRPDPGPFDTAKLMPVAYVVSLVFIAYSLLVLVADVVNPVTLT; the protein is encoded by the coding sequence ATGCTTGTCGTGCTCGGCATCCTGATTTTCTTCCTCGGGTTGCTGTTTTCGATCGCTTGGCACGAACTCGGTCACCTGACGACGGCGAAAATGTTCGGCGTCAAGGTGACGCAGTACATGGTCGGGTTCGGTCGGACGATCTTCTCCAGGAAGAAGGGTGAGACCGAGTACGGGATCAAGGCCGTCCCCTTCGGCGGTTTCATCCGGATGATCGGAATGTTCCCCCCGCAGAAGGAGCAGGAGTACGGTCGGACCGCTTCCTCCGCGCCTTGGCGGGCGATGGTCGAGGACGCTCGGCAGGCGGTTGCCGAGGAGGTGCGTCCCGAGGACGCGCACCGGCAGTTCTACCAGCGCAGGCCGTGGAAGCGGATCATCGTGATGGCCGCTGGGCCGTTCATGAACCTGATCCTCGCGGTGGGCATCTTCACGACAGTGCTGATGGCCTACGGCGTGGCCCAGCCCACCACGACGGTGAGCTCGGTCAGCGAGTGCGTGGTCTCGGAGAAGGCCCAGAACACCAGCGATTGTCCGGAGGGGGCCCCGAAGTCCCCCGCCGCCGAGGCGGGATTCCGTCCCGACGACGAGATCGTGAGCTTCAACGGCGAGCGGGTCGAGTCCTGGCAGGAGCTGCGCAAGTCGATCCGGGAGTCCACGGGTACCGCGACGGTGGTGGTGGAACGGGACGGACGGGAGGCCACCCTCCGGCCCGACCTGATTACCAACACCCAGTCGAAGATCGGTGACTCGGACGAGTACGTGGAGGTCGGTTTCCTCGGGATCACCCCGACCCAGCACCTGGTCCGGCAGAGCTTCGGCGACGTGGTCACGCGGATCGGTTCCATGATCGGCATGACGGCGCAGAAGGTGGTCGAGCTGCCCAGCAAGGTCCCGGACCTGGTCGCCGCGATCGGCGGACAGGAGCGGGAGCCCGACTCCCCGGTCGGCGTGGTCGGTGCCAGCCGGCTGGGTGGTGAGGTGCTCTCCTACGACGAGCTCTCGGTCGGCGCGCGGATGATCACCATGGTCCAGCTTCTCGCCGGGGTGAACCTCTCGTTGTTCCTGATCAACATGCTGCCGATCCTGCCGCTGGACGGCGGGCACATAGCCGGCGCGTTCTGGGAGTCCCTGCGGCGCAAGCTCGCCAGGCTGGTGCGCAGGCCCGATCCGGGGCCTTTCGACACCGCGAAGTTGATGCCCGTGGCCTATGTGGTCAGCCTCGTGTTCATCGCCTACTCGTTGCTGGTACTGGTCGCCGATGTTGTGAATCCTGTCACGCTCACCTGA
- the frr gene encoding ribosome recycling factor, protein MIDETLLEAEEKMQKAVEVAKDDLATVRTGRANPAMFSGIVVDYYGSPTPLNQLASINVPEARLVVIKPYDASQLGAMERAVRNSNLGVNPSNDGKVIRVQVPQLTEERRKEMAKLAKQKGEDARITVRSLRRKAKEEIDRTVKDGEVGEDEGVRGEKELENITHRHVSQVDELVKNKESELLEV, encoded by the coding sequence GTGATTGACGAGACTCTTCTCGAAGCCGAAGAGAAGATGCAGAAAGCGGTGGAGGTGGCCAAGGACGACTTGGCCACCGTTCGCACCGGCCGGGCGAATCCGGCGATGTTCTCCGGCATCGTCGTCGATTACTACGGTTCGCCGACACCGTTGAACCAGTTGGCGAGCATAAACGTGCCGGAGGCCCGGCTCGTGGTCATCAAGCCCTATGACGCCAGTCAGCTCGGCGCCATGGAGCGCGCGGTCCGTAACTCGAACCTGGGAGTCAATCCCAGCAATGACGGCAAGGTCATCCGGGTGCAGGTTCCGCAGTTGACCGAGGAGCGCCGCAAGGAGATGGCCAAGCTCGCCAAGCAGAAGGGTGAGGACGCCCGCATCACCGTGCGCAGCCTGCGGCGCAAGGCCAAGGAGGAGATCGACCGAACCGTCAAGGACGGGGAAGTCGGTGAGGACGAGGGCGTGCGCGGTGAGAAGGAACTGGAAAACATCACCCATCGCCACGTTTCGCAGGTTGACGAACTGGTCAAGAACAAGGAATCGGAACTGCTCGAGGTCTGA
- the rlmN gene encoding 23S rRNA (adenine(2503)-C(2))-methyltransferase RlmN — protein sequence MSSTSLPLVFDAPKRGMPPRHLADLSGEQRRAAVTELGEKPFRARQLAQHYFGRLTADAQDMSDVPAASRQLLANELLPTLLTAVHNLDTDEGETRKTLWRAHDGTTLESVLMRYPDRATVCISSQAGCGMACPFCATGQGGLQRNLSTAEIVDQVRQAAAMMRDGEVPGGPGRLSNVVFMGMGEPLANYRRVIDAVHRICDPAPDGLGLSQRSVTISTVGLAPAIRKMTQEGLQVTLAVSLHTPDDELRDTLVPVNNRWKVEEVLEAARGYAEHTGRRVSIEYALIRDMNDHPWRADLLGKLLHKQLGRFAHVNVIPLNPTPGSKWDASPKPVEREFVRRVQDAGVSCTVRDTRGQEIAAACGQLAAENL from the coding sequence ATGAGCTCGACGTCTCTTCCTCTCGTCTTCGACGCTCCCAAACGGGGCATGCCACCAAGACATCTCGCGGACCTTTCCGGAGAGCAGCGTCGTGCTGCCGTCACGGAGCTCGGCGAGAAGCCGTTTCGTGCTCGCCAGCTCGCGCAACACTACTTCGGCAGACTCACAGCCGATGCGCAGGACATGAGCGATGTTCCTGCCGCAAGCAGGCAGTTGCTGGCCAACGAACTGCTGCCCACCCTGCTCACCGCTGTGCACAATCTTGACACGGATGAGGGGGAAACCCGCAAGACGCTTTGGCGGGCCCACGACGGGACCACGCTCGAGAGCGTTCTGATGCGTTACCCCGACCGGGCTACCGTGTGTATCTCCAGCCAGGCCGGTTGCGGTATGGCCTGCCCGTTCTGCGCCACGGGCCAGGGAGGACTGCAACGCAACCTGTCCACCGCGGAGATCGTCGACCAGGTCCGTCAGGCCGCCGCGATGATGCGGGACGGCGAGGTCCCCGGCGGCCCGGGCAGGTTGTCCAACGTCGTCTTCATGGGCATGGGCGAACCGCTGGCCAACTACCGCAGGGTCATCGACGCGGTGCACCGCATCTGCGATCCCGCTCCGGACGGACTCGGGCTCTCGCAGCGCTCGGTCACCATCTCGACCGTCGGCCTGGCCCCGGCCATCCGGAAGATGACCCAGGAGGGGCTGCAGGTGACACTGGCCGTGTCGCTGCACACCCCGGACGACGAACTCAGGGACACCCTGGTTCCGGTCAACAACCGGTGGAAGGTCGAGGAAGTGCTCGAGGCCGCCCGCGGCTACGCGGAACACACCGGAAGGCGTGTTTCGATCGAGTACGCGTTGATCCGCGACATGAACGACCATCCGTGGCGGGCCGATCTGCTCGGAAAACTGCTGCACAAGCAGCTCGGCAGGTTCGCTCACGTCAACGTCATCCCGCTGAACCCGACTCCGGGCAGTAAGTGGGACGCGAGTCCGAAACCCGTGGAGCGGGAGTTCGTGCGCCGGGTGCAGGACGCGGGCGTGTCCTGCACGGTGCGGGACACACGTGGTCAGGAGATCGCGGCCGCCTGCGGTCAGTTGGCGGCGGAGAACCTCTGA
- the dxr gene encoding 1-deoxy-D-xylulose-5-phosphate reductoisomerase gives MVSAQPGKDRQENDRDSSCGVTLLGSTGSIGTQALEVIRRNQGDFRVLGIAAGGNDPATLAAQALEFEVEAVAIARGTAVEDVQLALYAEAQRLGYAEGRFRLPRLFAGPDAATELVRETGADVVLNGMDGSRGLRPTLAALESGSRLALANKESLIAGGPLVQRAAAPGQITPVDSEHSALAQCLRAGDADEVESLVLTASGGPFRGYSENELHEVTVGQALAHPTWSMGTVVTINSATMVNKSLELIEAHLLFGVDYDRIDVVVHPQSIVHSMVTYKDGATMAQASPPDMRLPIALGLGWPRRVNGGTPRLDFAQASSWTFEPLDDVAFPAVGLARHAGKEGGCLPAVYNAANEEAVAAFVAGNSRFTSIVQTVERVLAEADAWRAEPASVDEVFEAEEWARTRARELAGMERAH, from the coding sequence ATGGTCTCCGCCCAACCAGGCAAGGACAGGCAGGAAAACGACCGCGACTCGTCGTGCGGCGTGACGTTGCTGGGTTCGACCGGATCGATCGGTACCCAGGCTCTCGAGGTGATTCGTCGCAACCAGGGTGATTTCCGGGTGCTCGGAATCGCCGCGGGGGGTAACGATCCGGCGACGTTGGCGGCCCAGGCCCTCGAGTTCGAGGTCGAAGCCGTCGCGATCGCGCGGGGCACGGCCGTTGAGGACGTGCAACTGGCCCTGTACGCCGAGGCGCAGCGCCTCGGCTACGCGGAGGGGCGGTTTCGGCTGCCGCGACTGTTCGCCGGACCGGACGCCGCCACCGAGCTGGTCCGGGAGACCGGCGCCGATGTCGTGCTCAACGGTATGGACGGTTCACGGGGGCTGCGCCCCACGCTGGCCGCGCTGGAGTCCGGTTCGCGGCTGGCCCTGGCGAACAAGGAGTCGTTGATCGCGGGTGGCCCGCTGGTGCAGCGTGCGGCCGCTCCGGGGCAGATCACCCCGGTGGACTCGGAGCACTCCGCGCTGGCGCAGTGCCTGCGGGCCGGGGACGCGGACGAGGTGGAGAGTCTGGTGCTGACCGCTTCGGGCGGGCCGTTCCGCGGCTACTCCGAGAACGAGTTGCACGAGGTCACGGTCGGACAGGCCCTGGCACATCCCACCTGGTCGATGGGTACGGTGGTGACCATCAACTCGGCCACCATGGTGAACAAGAGCCTGGAACTGATCGAGGCCCATCTCCTGTTCGGAGTGGATTACGACCGCATCGACGTGGTGGTCCACCCGCAGTCGATCGTGCACTCGATGGTGACCTACAAGGACGGGGCTACCATGGCGCAGGCCAGCCCCCCGGACATGCGGTTGCCGATCGCGCTGGGACTGGGATGGCCACGTCGGGTGAACGGTGGTACTCCGCGACTCGATTTCGCGCAGGCGTCCTCGTGGACGTTCGAGCCCCTGGACGACGTGGCTTTCCCAGCGGTCGGGCTGGCACGCCACGCCGGAAAGGAGGGCGGTTGTCTGCCCGCCGTATACAATGCGGCGAACGAGGAGGCGGTTGCGGCGTTCGTCGCGGGTAACAGCCGGTTCACCAGTATCGTGCAGACTGTCGAGAGGGTGCTGGCCGAGGCCGACGCGTGGCGTGCCGAGCCTGCCAGCGTGGACGAGGTGTTCGAAGCCGAGGAGTGGGCCCGCACCCGAGCCCGCGAACTCGCCGGTATGGAAAGAGCGCATTGA